One Camelina sativa cultivar DH55 chromosome 3, Cs, whole genome shotgun sequence genomic window carries:
- the LOC104776413 gene encoding RNA-binding protein 38 isoform X1 — protein MAGGIGLGDTTYTKVFVGGLAWETQKETLKKHFEQFGEILEAVVITDKASGRSKGYGFVTFREAEAARRACVDATPVIDGRRANCNLAYIGLQRSKPSTPNHGGGGRINNMRVMMGTMQTGFGPPPLPPTFPHYPHLPLNLFGYSPYSPDYSSFPTSLYGVYGCNSGGQYGVYGNGGGSGLTAAAASAAPFYPCGSGGHGGVHFSQPQPFYHHLSSYNPHHYSPATISMQQGVTGFPLQPPLIPYR, from the exons atggcggGAGGAATAGGGTTGGGAGACACGACGTACACGAAGGTGTTTGTTGGAGGACTAGCTTGGGAGACGCAGAAGGAGACGCTCAAGAAGCACTTTGAGCAGTTTGGGGAGATTTTGGAAGCCGTGGTCATTACCGACAAGGCCTCCGGCAGATCCAAGGGATATGGATTC GTGACGTTTAGGGAGGCCGAGGCGGCGAGGAGAGCTTGTGTGGACGCTACCCCGGTGATCGACGGGAGAAGAGCAAATTGCAATCTTGCCTATATCGGTCTTCAAAGATCCAAGCCCTCCACTCCTAACCATg GAGGAGGAGGCAGGATTAACAATATGAGAGTGATGATGGGAACAATGCAGACTGGTTTTGGACCACCTCCTCTACCACCAACCTTCCCTCACTATCCCCACCTCCCTCTCAATCTCTTTGG GTACTCTCCATACTCGCCAGATTACTCATCATTCCCTACG AGCTTATACGGCGTGTACGGCTGCAATTCAGGGGGACAATATGGAGTATACGGGAACGGCGGAGGCAGTGGACTAACGGCAGCAGCCGCATCCGCTGCTCCTTTTTATCCTTGTGGCAGTGGTGGACATGGTGGAGTTCACTTCTCTCAGCCACAACCATTTTATCATCACTTGTCTTCTTATAACCCTCACCATTACTCTCCTGCGACCATTTCTATGCAACAAG GTGTAACCGGCTTTCCGCTTCAGCCACCTCTCATTCCTTACCGTTGA
- the LOC104776413 gene encoding RNA-binding protein 38 isoform X2 — MAGGIGLGDTTYTKVFVGGLAWETQKETLKKHFEQFGEILEAVVITDKASGRSKGYGFVTFREAEAARRACVDATPVIDGRRANCNLAYIGLQRSKPSTPNHGGGGRINNMRVMMGTMQTGFGPPPLPPTFPHYPHLPLNLFGYSPYSPDYSSFPTSLYGVYGCNSGGQYGVYGNGGGSGLTAAAASAAPFYPCGSGGHGGVHFSQPQPFYHHLSSYNPHHYSPATISMQQVCFAVPQV; from the exons atggcggGAGGAATAGGGTTGGGAGACACGACGTACACGAAGGTGTTTGTTGGAGGACTAGCTTGGGAGACGCAGAAGGAGACGCTCAAGAAGCACTTTGAGCAGTTTGGGGAGATTTTGGAAGCCGTGGTCATTACCGACAAGGCCTCCGGCAGATCCAAGGGATATGGATTC GTGACGTTTAGGGAGGCCGAGGCGGCGAGGAGAGCTTGTGTGGACGCTACCCCGGTGATCGACGGGAGAAGAGCAAATTGCAATCTTGCCTATATCGGTCTTCAAAGATCCAAGCCCTCCACTCCTAACCATg GAGGAGGAGGCAGGATTAACAATATGAGAGTGATGATGGGAACAATGCAGACTGGTTTTGGACCACCTCCTCTACCACCAACCTTCCCTCACTATCCCCACCTCCCTCTCAATCTCTTTGG GTACTCTCCATACTCGCCAGATTACTCATCATTCCCTACG AGCTTATACGGCGTGTACGGCTGCAATTCAGGGGGACAATATGGAGTATACGGGAACGGCGGAGGCAGTGGACTAACGGCAGCAGCCGCATCCGCTGCTCCTTTTTATCCTTGTGGCAGTGGTGGACATGGTGGAGTTCACTTCTCTCAGCCACAACCATTTTATCATCACTTGTCTTCTTATAACCCTCACCATTACTCTCCTGCGACCATTTCTATGCAACAAG TGTGTTTTGCTGTGCCACAGGTGTAA
- the LOC104776414 gene encoding COP9 signalosome complex subunit 5b-like — translation MSMEGSSSAIARKTWELENNIFTVEPPDSASDGIFHYDDASQAKIQQEKPWASDPNYFKRVQISALALLKMVVHARSGGTIEIMGLMQGKTDGDTIIVMDAFALPVEGTETRVNAQADAYEYMVEYSQTNKLAGRLENVVGWYHSHPGYGCWLSGIDVSTQMLNQQYQEPFLAVVIDPTRTVSAGKVEIGAFRTYPEGHKISDDHVSEYQTIPLNKIEDFGVHCKQYYSLDITYFKSSLDSHLLDLLWNKYWVNTLSSSPLLGNGDYVAGQISDLAEKLEQAESQLSHSRFGGGIAPAGHQRRKEDESQLAKITRDSAKITVEQVHGLMSQVIKDILFNSARQSNKPPSEPSDPEPMITS, via the exons ATGTCAATGGAGGGTTCATCGTCGGCCATCGCGAGGAAGACATGGGAGCTAGAGAACAACATTTTCACAGTCGAACCACCAGATTCAGCCTCCGACGGCATATTCCACTACGACGACGCTTCGCAAGCCAAAATCCAGCAGGAGAAGCCTTGGGCTTCCGATCCTAACTACTTCAAGCGAGTCCAAATCTCAGCGCTCGCTCTTCTCAAGATGGTGGTTCACGCTCGCTCTGGTGGCACTATCGAAATCATGGGTCTTATGCAGGGTAAGACCGATGGTGATACCATCATCGTTATGGATGCTTTCGCTTTGCCTGTTGAAGGAACTGAGACTAGGGTTAATGCTCAGGCTGATGCTTACGAGTACATGGTTGAATACTCTCAGACCAACAAGCTG GCTGGGAGGTTGGAGAACGTTGTTGGATGGTATCACTCTCACCCTGGGTATGGATGCTGGCTCTCGGGTATTGATGTTTCGACTCAGATGCTTAACCAACAGTATCAGGAACCTTTCTTGGCTGTTGTGATTGATCCAACAAGGACTGTTTCCGCTGGTAAGGTTGAGATTGGGGCTTTCAGAACATATCCTGAGGGACATAAGATCTCAGATGATCATGTTTCTGAGTATCAGACTATCCCTCTTAACAAGATTGAGGACTTCGGTGTGCATTGCAAACAG TACTATTCATTGGACATCACTTATTTCAAGTCATCTCTTGATAGTCACCTTTTGGATCTCCTTTGGAACAAGTACTGGGTGaacactctttcttcttccccgCTGCTGGGCAATGGTGACTACGTTGCGGGACAGATTTCAGACTTGG CTGAGAAGCTTGAGCAAGCGGAGAGTCAGCTCTCTCACTCCCGGTTTGGAGGAGGAATTGCGCCAGCCGGTCACCAAAGGAGGAAAGAG GATGAGTCTCAGCTTGCTAAGATAACTCGGGATAGCGCAAAGATAACGGTTGAGCAGGTCCACGGGCTAATGTCACAG GTTATCAAAGACATCTTGTTCAATTCCGCACGTCAGTCCAACAAACCTCCCAGTGAACCATCTGATCCAGAGCCAATGATCACATCGTGA